A genomic stretch from Arvicanthis niloticus isolate mArvNil1 chromosome 12, mArvNil1.pat.X, whole genome shotgun sequence includes:
- the LOC117717966 gene encoding stefin-1-like, with product MSYGGVSEARPATPEIQEIADNVRPQLEGKTNEKYEKFKAVEYKSQVVSGIIYFIKVDVGNGCFIHIKVFSGPSGKDNYELHSYQTNKTKNDELTDF from the exons ATGTCGTATGGAGGTGTGTCAGAGGCCAGACCGGCCACACCAGAAATTCAGGAGATTGCTGACAAT GTCAGACCACAGCTTGAAGGGAAAACCAATGAGAAATATGAAAAATTCAAAGCCGTTGAATATAAATCTCAAGTCGTCTCTGGAATAATCTACTTCATTAAG GTGGATGTAGGGAATGGTTGTTTCATTCACATAAAAGTCTTCAGTGGGCCCTCTGGAAAAGATAATTATGAACTTCATAGTTACCAGACTAACAAAACCAAGAATGATGAGCTGACCGACTTCTAA